A region of Ramlibacter agri DNA encodes the following proteins:
- a CDS encoding tripartite tricarboxylate transporter substrate binding protein: MQTTSPTRRTLLRAAGAALAAPMLAHAQDQVAGGRTVTLICSYPAGGGADLMARLIAQPMAHALGQTVVVDNRPGGSGQIAAGMVARATPDGSQLLLDASSFAVNPSLFAKLPYDTNTAFAPLAVLALFPNVLVCTPSYEAKTVQDVVRLAKARPNQIAYASSGNGSAQHLAGALFEEKAKVNLVHVPYKGGGPALNDVMGGQVPLFFANVASSLGHIQAGKLRPLGVTSVRRARALPDVPTMEEAGVPGYEVLEWNPVLAPAGTPPAIRAKLAAAIRKAMAEPEVLGRVRSLSGEVFEGGEAKAAEFLRAQQALWARVVRERKISAG; the protein is encoded by the coding sequence ATGCAAACGACTTCACCCACCCGCCGCACGCTGCTGCGAGCCGCCGGCGCCGCGCTGGCCGCGCCCATGCTGGCCCACGCGCAGGACCAGGTGGCCGGCGGCCGCACCGTCACCTTGATCTGTTCCTACCCCGCCGGCGGCGGCGCCGACCTGATGGCGCGCCTGATCGCGCAGCCCATGGCGCACGCGCTGGGCCAGACCGTGGTGGTGGACAACCGGCCGGGCGGCAGCGGACAGATCGCCGCCGGCATGGTGGCGCGCGCCACGCCGGACGGCAGCCAGCTGCTGCTGGATGCGTCCTCGTTCGCGGTCAATCCCTCGCTGTTCGCCAAGCTGCCCTACGACACCAACACTGCATTCGCGCCGCTCGCGGTCCTCGCCCTCTTCCCCAACGTGCTGGTCTGCACGCCTTCGTACGAAGCGAAGACGGTGCAGGACGTCGTGCGCCTCGCGAAAGCCAGGCCCAACCAGATCGCCTATGCATCCTCGGGCAATGGATCGGCCCAGCACCTGGCGGGCGCGCTGTTCGAAGAGAAGGCGAAGGTCAACCTCGTGCACGTGCCGTACAAGGGCGGCGGCCCCGCGCTGAACGACGTGATGGGCGGCCAGGTGCCGCTGTTCTTCGCCAACGTCGCGTCCTCCTTGGGGCATATCCAGGCCGGCAAGCTGCGGCCGCTGGGCGTCACCAGCGTGCGGCGCGCCCGTGCCCTGCCCGACGTGCCGACGATGGAGGAAGCGGGCGTGCCCGGCTACGAAGTGCTGGAGTGGAACCCGGTGCTGGCGCCCGCCGGCACGCCGCCGGCCATCCGCGCGAAGCTGGCCGCCGCCATCCGCAAGGCGATGGCCGAACCGGAAGTGCTGGGCCGCGTGCGCAGCCTGAGCGGCGAGGTCTTCGAGGGCGGCGAGGCGAAGGCGGCCGAATTCCTGCGGGCGCAGCAGGCGCTGTGGGCGCGCGTCGTGCGCGAACGCAAGATCAGCGCAGGCTGA
- a CDS encoding fumarylacetoacetate hydrolase family protein — MKLVRYGAPGKEKPGLIDEDGRVRDLSGVVPDLGPQQLGQVGLARIRKANPAKLPLVRGTPRFGCPVNNVGKFVAIGLNFADHAAESGVAIPKEPVVFMKATSCIQGPNDPVMLPRGSVKTDWEVELGVVIGTTARYVPMNKALAHVAGYAIVNDVSEREFQLERGPQWDKGKGCDTFGPIGPWLVTADEIANVQRLDMWLDVNGQRMQTGNTRTMIFGVAKLVSYVSHFMTLQPGDVITTGTPPGVGLGMKPPKYLKKGDVMTLGIQGLGEQRQLVVPFKA, encoded by the coding sequence ATGAAACTCGTCCGCTACGGCGCCCCCGGCAAGGAAAAGCCAGGCCTGATCGATGAAGACGGCCGCGTGCGCGACCTGAGCGGCGTCGTGCCCGACCTCGGCCCGCAGCAACTGGGGCAGGTGGGCCTGGCGCGCATCCGCAAGGCCAACCCGGCCAAGCTGCCGCTGGTGCGTGGCACGCCGCGTTTCGGCTGCCCGGTGAACAACGTCGGCAAGTTCGTCGCCATCGGCCTGAACTTCGCGGACCATGCCGCCGAATCGGGCGTGGCTATCCCCAAGGAGCCGGTGGTGTTCATGAAGGCCACCAGTTGCATCCAGGGCCCGAATGATCCGGTGATGCTGCCGCGCGGCTCGGTCAAGACCGACTGGGAAGTGGAGCTGGGCGTGGTGATCGGCACCACGGCGCGCTACGTGCCGATGAACAAGGCGCTGGCGCACGTGGCTGGCTACGCGATTGTCAACGACGTGAGCGAGCGCGAGTTCCAGCTGGAGCGCGGCCCGCAATGGGACAAGGGCAAGGGCTGCGACACCTTCGGCCCGATCGGCCCCTGGCTGGTGACGGCCGACGAGATCGCCAACGTGCAGCGCCTGGATATGTGGCTCGACGTCAACGGCCAGCGCATGCAGACCGGCAACACGCGCACGATGATCTTCGGCGTGGCGAAGCTGGTGAGCTATGTCAGCCACTTCATGACCTTGCAGCCGGGCGACGTCATCACCACCGGCACGCCGCCCGGCGTGGGCCTGGGCATGAAGCCGCCGAAATACCTGAAGAAGGGCGACGTGATGACGCTGGGGATCCAGGGCCTGGGCGAGCAGCGGCAGCTGGTGGTGCCGTTCAAGGCCTAG
- a CDS encoding SDR family NAD(P)-dependent oxidoreductase — MNRLDFEGRHAVVTGGAAGLGFAVAQRLLASGGSVTLWDRDLAAGRHATERLGAGSAFVQVDVANEDSVREALESTLRRSHRIDALVNSAGITGPNMKVWDYPVEAWREVLEVNLTGVFLCCRAVVPAMRKEDYGRIVNIASVAGKEGNPNASAYSASKAALIALTKSLGKELADGGVRVNCVTPAAVKTAIFDQMSEEHIAFMLAKIPLGRFGLPEEIAALVAWLCTEECSFSTGAVFDLSGGRATY, encoded by the coding sequence ATGAACCGGCTCGACTTCGAGGGCCGCCACGCGGTCGTCACCGGCGGCGCCGCCGGGCTCGGCTTCGCCGTTGCGCAGCGCCTGCTGGCCTCGGGCGGCAGCGTGACGCTGTGGGACCGCGACCTCGCGGCCGGCCGCCATGCCACCGAGCGCCTGGGCGCGGGCAGCGCCTTCGTGCAGGTGGACGTGGCCAACGAGGACTCGGTGCGCGAGGCGCTCGAGTCGACGCTGCGGCGCTCGCACCGCATCGATGCGCTGGTGAACAGCGCCGGCATCACCGGGCCCAACATGAAGGTGTGGGACTATCCGGTGGAAGCCTGGCGGGAGGTGCTGGAAGTCAACCTCACCGGCGTCTTCCTCTGCTGCCGCGCGGTGGTGCCGGCGATGCGCAAGGAGGACTACGGGCGCATCGTCAACATCGCCTCGGTGGCCGGCAAGGAAGGCAACCCGAACGCCAGCGCCTACAGTGCCAGCAAGGCGGCGCTGATCGCGCTGACCAAGTCGCTGGGCAAGGAGCTGGCCGACGGCGGCGTGCGCGTGAACTGCGTGACGCCGGCGGCCGTGAAGACGGCCATCTTCGACCAGATGTCCGAGGAGCACATCGCATTCATGCTGGCCAAGATCCCGCTGGGGCGCTTCGGCTTGCCGGAGGAAATCGCGGCGCTGGTCGCCTGGCTCTGTACGGAAGAATGCTCGTTCTCCACGGGCGCGGTGTTCGACCTCTCGGGCGGCCGCGCGACCTACTGA
- a CDS encoding ABC transporter substrate-binding protein, translating into MNTRKLLAHAVAASLAAASALAATPAAAADPIKVGLILPVTGPFAYMGRQVGAGVQLYLAEHGDTVAGRKVEIVLKDDAGVPDNTRRLAQELVINDKVAVLAGFGLTPQAFAVAPIATQSKTPMVVMQAATSSVTEKSPYIVRTSMTLPQVTFPVADWAAANKVKKVVSLVSDFAPGVDAENTFRDRFTAKGGQVIEALRMPVITNDFSPYLQRARDANPDALFVFLPAGDSAALFMKQFAERGMGKAGIKLLGPGDIVDDDVLGQMGDVALGTISSHHYSAAHPSALNKQFVEGIAKANKGMRPSFMAVGGYDGMRVIMEGLKATSGAGGEALVNAMKGQQFESPRGPVQIDPQTRDIVQNVYIRKVERVDGKLYNVELETEKAVKDPGKAR; encoded by the coding sequence ATGAATACCAGGAAATTGCTGGCCCACGCCGTCGCGGCAAGCCTTGCGGCAGCGTCGGCCCTGGCCGCCACGCCCGCAGCAGCGGCGGACCCGATCAAGGTCGGCCTCATCCTGCCCGTCACGGGCCCGTTCGCTTACATGGGCCGCCAGGTCGGCGCCGGCGTGCAGTTGTACCTGGCGGAGCATGGCGACACCGTCGCCGGCCGCAAGGTGGAGATCGTGCTGAAGGACGACGCCGGCGTGCCGGACAACACGCGGCGGCTGGCGCAGGAGCTGGTGATCAACGACAAGGTCGCGGTGCTGGCCGGCTTCGGCCTGACGCCGCAGGCCTTTGCGGTCGCGCCGATCGCGACGCAGAGCAAGACGCCGATGGTCGTGATGCAGGCGGCGACGTCCTCGGTCACCGAGAAGTCCCCCTACATCGTGCGCACCAGCATGACCTTGCCGCAGGTGACTTTCCCGGTCGCCGACTGGGCGGCCGCCAACAAGGTCAAGAAGGTGGTGTCGCTGGTGTCCGACTTCGCGCCGGGCGTCGATGCCGAGAACACCTTCCGGGACCGCTTCACGGCGAAAGGCGGGCAGGTCATCGAGGCGCTGCGCATGCCGGTGATCACCAACGACTTCTCGCCTTACCTGCAGCGGGCGCGCGACGCCAACCCGGACGCGCTGTTCGTGTTCCTGCCGGCCGGCGATTCGGCGGCCCTCTTCATGAAGCAGTTCGCCGAGCGCGGCATGGGCAAGGCCGGGATCAAGCTGCTGGGCCCCGGCGACATCGTGGACGACGACGTGCTCGGGCAGATGGGCGACGTCGCGCTGGGCACGATCTCGTCGCACCACTATTCCGCCGCGCATCCTTCGGCGCTGAACAAGCAGTTCGTCGAGGGCATCGCCAAGGCCAACAAGGGCATGCGTCCCAGCTTCATGGCCGTGGGCGGCTACGACGGCATGCGCGTCATCATGGAAGGCCTGAAGGCCACCAGCGGCGCCGGCGGCGAGGCCCTGGTCAACGCGATGAAGGGCCAGCAGTTCGAAAGCCCGCGCGGCCCGGTGCAGATCGACCCGCAGACGCGCGACATCGTCCAGAACGTCTACATCCGCAAGGTCGAACGCGTGGACGGCAAGCTCTACAACGTGGAGCTGGAGACCGAGAAGGCGGTGAAGGACCCGGGCAAGGCCAGGTAG
- a CDS encoding UxaA family hydrolase: protein MNPFIRLHPQDDVVIARSQLVGGSVVEGVAVKGLVPPGHKVAMRALAAGAPVRRYNQIIGFASKPIAPGEHVHTHNLWMGPDGGAFERDYAFGADVKAQPALREATFMGIKRPDGRVATRNYIGILSSVNCSATAARAIADQFSRLTNPDALADFPNVDGVVALTHGTGCGMDSEGAGMKLLERTLAGYATHANFAGVLVVGLGCEANQINAWLAHSSLREGETLRVFNIQDTGGTRKTVEKGIALVKEMLPAANRVKREPCSARHITIGLQCGGSDGYSGISANPALGAAVDLLVAHGGTAILSETPEIYGAEHLLTRRAVRREVGEKLVQRIRWWEHYTKVNEGEMNNNPSPGNKAGGLTTILEKSLGAVAKGGTSNLQAVYEYAEPVDAHGFVYMDTPGYDPVSATGQVAGGANMICFTTGRGSAYGCAPSPSLKIATNTALWQRQEEDMDINCGEIIDGQASIQDMGERIFRLVLATASGEWSKSERHGYGQNEFVPWQVGAVM from the coding sequence ATGAATCCCTTCATCCGCCTGCATCCCCAAGACGACGTCGTCATCGCCCGCTCGCAGCTGGTGGGCGGCAGCGTCGTCGAAGGCGTCGCCGTCAAGGGCCTGGTCCCGCCCGGCCACAAGGTGGCCATGCGCGCTCTCGCCGCCGGCGCGCCGGTGCGGCGCTACAACCAGATCATCGGCTTCGCCAGCAAGCCCATCGCGCCGGGCGAGCACGTGCACACGCACAACCTGTGGATGGGACCCGACGGCGGCGCCTTCGAGCGCGACTACGCCTTCGGTGCCGACGTCAAGGCGCAGCCCGCATTGCGCGAAGCCACCTTCATGGGCATCAAGCGGCCCGATGGCCGCGTGGCCACCCGCAACTACATCGGCATCCTGTCCAGCGTGAATTGCTCGGCGACCGCGGCACGCGCCATCGCCGACCAGTTCTCGCGCCTGACGAATCCGGACGCGCTGGCGGACTTCCCCAACGTCGACGGCGTGGTGGCGCTCACGCACGGCACCGGCTGCGGCATGGACAGCGAAGGCGCCGGCATGAAGCTGCTGGAGCGCACGCTGGCCGGCTACGCGACGCATGCCAACTTCGCCGGCGTGCTGGTGGTGGGCCTGGGCTGCGAGGCCAACCAGATCAACGCCTGGCTCGCGCACAGCAGCCTGCGCGAAGGCGAAACCTTGCGCGTGTTCAACATCCAGGACACGGGCGGCACGCGCAAGACCGTGGAGAAGGGCATCGCGCTGGTGAAGGAGATGCTGCCGGCCGCGAACCGCGTGAAGCGCGAGCCTTGCAGCGCCAGGCACATCACGATCGGCTTGCAGTGCGGCGGCTCCGATGGCTATTCCGGCATCAGCGCCAACCCGGCGCTGGGCGCGGCGGTGGACCTGCTGGTGGCGCACGGCGGCACGGCCATTCTGTCCGAGACGCCGGAGATCTACGGCGCCGAGCACCTGCTGACGCGCCGCGCCGTGCGGCGCGAAGTAGGCGAGAAACTGGTGCAGCGCATCCGCTGGTGGGAGCACTACACGAAGGTCAACGAAGGCGAGATGAACAACAACCCCTCGCCCGGCAACAAGGCCGGCGGCCTCACGACGATCCTCGAGAAATCACTGGGCGCCGTGGCCAAGGGCGGCACGTCGAACCTGCAGGCGGTCTACGAATACGCCGAGCCGGTCGATGCGCACGGCTTCGTCTACATGGACACGCCCGGCTACGACCCCGTCAGCGCCACCGGCCAGGTGGCGGGCGGCGCCAACATGATCTGCTTCACCACCGGCCGCGGCTCGGCCTACGGCTGCGCGCCTTCGCCTTCGCTGAAGATCGCCACCAATACGGCGCTGTGGCAGCGGCAGGAGGAGGACATGGACATCAACTGCGGCGAGATCATCGACGGCCAGGCCTCCATCCAGGACATGGGCGAGCGCATCTTCCGCCTGGTGCTGGCCACCGCCTCCGGCGAGTGGAGCAAGAGCGAAAGACACGGCTATGGCCAGAACGAGTTCGTGC
- a CDS encoding DUF2147 domain-containing protein yields the protein MTGSAFAQSSPVGLWRNIDDKTGEAKAEIRITDNGGKLTGKIEKTLKKDAKPTCDECKDERKGQPMAGLEIIRGVSKGTGEDWEGGKILDPENGKEYTVRLTPVEGGQKLQVRGYLGPFYRTQVWVRVQ from the coding sequence GTGACGGGCTCCGCCTTCGCCCAGTCCAGCCCCGTGGGCCTGTGGCGCAACATCGACGACAAGACGGGCGAGGCGAAGGCCGAGATCCGCATCACCGACAACGGCGGCAAGCTCACCGGCAAGATCGAGAAGACGCTGAAGAAGGACGCCAAGCCCACCTGCGACGAATGCAAGGACGAGCGCAAGGGCCAGCCGATGGCGGGCCTGGAGATCATCCGCGGCGTGAGCAAGGGCACGGGTGAGGATTGGGAAGGCGGCAAGATCCTCGACCCCGAGAACGGCAAGGAATACACGGTGCGCTTGACGCCCGTCGAGGGCGGCCAGAAGCTGCAGGTGCGCGGCTACCTGGGGCCGTTCTACCGCACGCAGGTCTGGGTGCGGGTGCAATAA
- a CDS encoding FadR/GntR family transcriptional regulator, with protein sequence MPLQAVESSRLYRQIADQLRGLIAGGEFGAGARLPAERDLARQLGVSRPSVREALIALEVEGWVEVRTGSGIYVQQSAARAPARSPANGQAEWGPLQVMQARELVEGEVAALAARNAKKAQVAGIAAALDQMEASPQEGDEAFHQAIAAACGNEVLADTVRGYWGARHGPLFSRLGDHFDTPASWRAALGEHGAVLDAIRARDTEAARAAMQQHLKKATARYSASWKRAKQT encoded by the coding sequence ATGCCGCTGCAAGCCGTCGAATCCAGCCGCCTGTACCGCCAGATCGCGGACCAGCTGCGCGGCCTGATCGCGGGCGGCGAGTTCGGCGCCGGCGCCCGGCTGCCGGCCGAGCGCGACCTGGCGCGCCAGCTCGGCGTCAGCCGGCCTTCGGTGCGCGAGGCGCTGATCGCGCTGGAGGTGGAAGGCTGGGTGGAGGTGCGCACCGGCTCCGGCATCTACGTGCAGCAATCCGCCGCCCGCGCGCCCGCGCGCAGTCCCGCCAACGGCCAGGCCGAATGGGGGCCGCTGCAGGTGATGCAGGCGCGCGAGCTGGTCGAAGGCGAAGTCGCCGCCCTCGCCGCACGCAATGCGAAGAAGGCGCAGGTAGCGGGCATCGCCGCCGCGCTGGACCAGATGGAAGCGTCACCGCAGGAAGGCGACGAAGCCTTCCACCAGGCCATCGCCGCCGCCTGCGGCAACGAGGTGCTGGCGGATACCGTGCGCGGCTACTGGGGCGCCCGCCACGGCCCGCTGTTCTCGCGCCTGGGCGACCATTTCGACACGCCCGCTTCCTGGCGGGCGGCGCTGGGCGAGCACGGTGCCGTGCTCGATGCCATCCGCGCCCGCGACACCGAGGCAGCGCGCGCAGCGATGCAGCAGCACCTGAAGAAAGCCACCGCCCGCTACAGCGCCAGCTGGAAGCGGGCCAAGCAAACCTGA
- a CDS encoding acyl-CoA dehydrogenase C-terminal domain-containing protein produces the protein MPSYTPPLRDMQFVLHEVVKVTDELKACPKHADVDVDTVNAVLEEAGKFAAEVLQPLNIQGDTIGCKLDQETHAVTTPPGFKQAYAKFIEGGWPALSCDPEFGGQGLPFALNQCLYEMLNSANQAWTMYPGLSHGAYEALHAHGTPEQQKMFLPKLVSGEWTGTMCLTEAHCGTDLGLLRTKAEPQADGTYRITGNKIFISAGEHDMADNIVHLVLARLPDAPQGSKGISLFLVPKFHVNADGSLGKRNDIFCAGLEHKMGIHGNATAQLVLDGAVGTLVGQPNKGLPAMFVMMNAARLGVGNQSLGLTEVAYQNALAYAKDRIQMRSLSGPKAKDKPADPIIVHPDVRKMLLTAKAYAEGGRALAVYCTMLLDKELYHPDEKVRKDSEELVALLTPVVKAFLTDNGHTATNACMQVFGGHGYIKEWGMEQFVRDNRINMIYEGTNTVQSLDLLGRKILANNGASLKKFGKLVAQLVEEEGVNEKMAEFINPIAYLGDQMTKFTTEIGFKAFQNPDEVGGAAVDYLRVLGHLVFGYFWARMAQVALREIDAGNQDPFYLGKLQTARFYFARLFPETASLMRTARAGVASLLDTDAALA, from the coding sequence ATGCCCAGCTACACCCCGCCCCTGCGCGACATGCAGTTCGTGCTGCACGAAGTTGTCAAGGTCACCGACGAACTGAAGGCCTGCCCCAAGCACGCCGACGTCGATGTCGACACCGTCAACGCGGTGCTGGAAGAAGCCGGCAAGTTCGCCGCCGAGGTGCTGCAGCCGCTGAACATCCAGGGCGACACCATCGGCTGCAAGCTGGACCAGGAAACGCACGCGGTCACCACGCCGCCCGGCTTCAAGCAAGCCTATGCCAAGTTCATCGAAGGCGGCTGGCCGGCGCTGAGCTGCGACCCCGAGTTCGGCGGCCAGGGCCTGCCCTTCGCGCTGAACCAGTGCCTGTACGAGATGCTCAATAGCGCCAACCAGGCCTGGACGATGTACCCCGGCCTGTCGCATGGCGCTTACGAAGCGCTGCATGCGCACGGCACGCCGGAGCAGCAGAAGATGTTCCTGCCCAAGCTGGTGAGCGGCGAGTGGACCGGCACGATGTGCCTGACCGAAGCCCATTGCGGCACCGACCTGGGCCTGCTGCGCACCAAGGCCGAACCGCAGGCGGACGGCACCTACAGGATCACCGGCAACAAGATCTTCATCAGCGCCGGCGAGCACGACATGGCGGACAACATCGTCCACCTGGTGCTGGCCCGCCTGCCGGACGCGCCGCAAGGCAGCAAGGGCATCTCGCTGTTCCTGGTGCCCAAGTTCCATGTCAACGCCGATGGTTCGCTGGGCAAGCGCAACGACATCTTTTGCGCCGGCCTGGAGCACAAGATGGGCATCCACGGCAACGCCACCGCGCAGCTGGTGCTGGACGGCGCCGTCGGCACGCTGGTGGGCCAGCCGAACAAGGGCCTGCCCGCGATGTTCGTGATGATGAACGCCGCCCGCCTGGGCGTGGGCAACCAGTCGCTGGGCCTGACCGAAGTGGCGTACCAGAACGCGCTGGCCTACGCCAAGGACCGCATCCAGATGCGGTCCCTCAGCGGCCCGAAAGCCAAGGACAAGCCGGCCGACCCGATCATCGTGCACCCCGACGTGCGCAAGATGCTGCTGACCGCCAAGGCCTATGCCGAAGGCGGCCGCGCGCTGGCCGTGTACTGCACGATGCTCCTGGACAAGGAGCTGTACCACCCCGACGAGAAGGTGCGCAAGGACAGCGAGGAACTGGTCGCGCTGCTGACGCCCGTCGTCAAGGCCTTCCTCACCGACAACGGCCACACCGCCACCAACGCCTGCATGCAGGTGTTCGGCGGCCACGGCTACATCAAGGAATGGGGGATGGAGCAGTTCGTGCGCGACAACCGCATCAACATGATCTACGAAGGCACCAACACGGTCCAATCCCTGGACCTGCTGGGGCGCAAGATCCTCGCGAACAACGGCGCCAGCCTGAAGAAGTTCGGCAAGCTGGTGGCGCAGCTGGTGGAGGAAGAGGGCGTCAACGAGAAGATGGCGGAGTTCATCAACCCCATTGCCTACCTCGGCGACCAGATGACCAAGTTCACCACCGAGATCGGCTTCAAGGCCTTCCAGAACCCCGACGAAGTGGGCGGCGCCGCGGTGGACTACCTGCGCGTGCTGGGCCACCTGGTGTTCGGCTACTTCTGGGCCCGCATGGCGCAAGTGGCGCTGCGCGAGATCGACGCCGGCAACCAGGACCCGTTCTACCTGGGCAAGCTGCAGACGGCGCGCTTCTACTTCGCGCGCCTGTTCCCCGAGACGGCGTCGCTGATGCGCACGGCGCGCGCCGGCGTGGCTTCGCTGCTCGACACCGACGCGGCACTGGCATGA
- a CDS encoding amidohydrolase family protein: MAAPVPAGWDCHVHVFDASAPAAGAHYRPVARPLAEIEALAAANGCGHLVLVQPSVYGTDNALLLSALRQSPGRHRGVVVLAGDEDAAQLDATHAAGVRGVRFNLVSPVGSAREDAKRLLMQLAPLLRERGWHVQWYVAAGELPLLAQLQAECGLVFVLDHLAGLTPSSADDRAWTALAQLAQAGAWIKLSGWYRLQAERPYGALHPLIRRAATLFGEHMVWGSDWPHTSFAPNALPAYDTLLWPVIRVLGEDAAARVRAAGCRLYD; this comes from the coding sequence ATGGCCGCGCCCGTTCCGGCAGGCTGGGACTGCCACGTCCACGTGTTCGACGCCAGCGCGCCCGCTGCGGGCGCGCATTACCGGCCGGTGGCGCGTCCGCTCGCGGAGATCGAGGCGCTCGCGGCCGCCAACGGTTGCGGCCATCTCGTGCTGGTGCAGCCGAGCGTGTACGGGACCGACAACGCGCTGCTGCTGTCCGCGTTGCGGCAGTCGCCGGGGCGGCATCGGGGAGTCGTCGTGCTTGCGGGCGACGAAGACGCGGCGCAGCTGGATGCGACGCACGCAGCGGGGGTGCGTGGCGTGCGCTTCAACCTCGTGTCGCCGGTGGGCAGTGCGCGCGAGGATGCGAAGCGTCTCCTGATGCAGCTCGCACCTTTGTTGCGCGAGCGCGGCTGGCATGTGCAGTGGTACGTGGCGGCGGGCGAACTGCCGCTGTTGGCGCAATTGCAGGCGGAGTGCGGCTTGGTGTTCGTGCTCGATCACCTCGCGGGGTTGACGCCCTCTTCCGCGGACGATCGCGCCTGGACCGCGCTGGCGCAGCTCGCGCAAGCCGGGGCGTGGATCAAGCTTTCAGGCTGGTACCGGCTGCAGGCCGAGCGGCCCTATGGCGCGCTGCATCCGCTGATCCGCCGCGCGGCGACGCTGTTCGGCGAACACATGGTGTGGGGCTCGGACTGGCCGCACACCAGCTTCGCGCCGAACGCGCTGCCGGCGTACGACACGCTGCTGTGGCCGGTGATCCGGGTGCTGGGGGAAGACGCGGCGGCGCGGGTGCGCGCCGCCGGCTGCCGCTTGTACGACTAG
- a CDS encoding SDR family oxidoreductase — MRLKGKTALVTAAGQGIGRASALALAAEGAEVWATDVNPRLLDSYEGVAGVRCVQLDVLDKPSIARVIQSMPKLDVLFNCAGFVHNGTVLQATDEEWNFALNLNVRAQFWAIQAALPRMLQNDDGQGRGSIINMASVCSSIKGLPNRFIYGTTKAAVIGLTKSVAADYVAHGIRCNAICPGTVDTPSLADRINANADPVAARQAFVARQPMGRLARAEEIAPLVVFLASDESVFVTGQAYAADGGITI, encoded by the coding sequence ATGCGACTGAAGGGCAAGACGGCACTGGTCACGGCGGCCGGCCAGGGCATCGGCCGCGCGAGCGCGCTGGCGCTCGCGGCCGAAGGCGCCGAGGTCTGGGCCACCGACGTCAACCCGCGGCTGCTCGATAGCTACGAGGGCGTGGCCGGCGTGCGCTGCGTGCAGCTGGACGTGCTGGACAAGCCGTCCATCGCGCGCGTGATCCAGTCCATGCCGAAGCTGGACGTCCTGTTCAATTGCGCCGGCTTCGTCCACAACGGCACGGTGCTGCAGGCGACCGACGAGGAGTGGAACTTCGCGCTGAACCTGAACGTGCGGGCGCAGTTCTGGGCGATCCAGGCGGCGCTGCCGCGGATGCTGCAGAACGACGACGGCCAGGGCCGCGGCAGCATCATCAACATGGCCAGCGTGTGCAGCAGCATCAAGGGCCTGCCCAACCGCTTCATCTACGGCACCACCAAGGCGGCGGTCATCGGCCTCACCAAGAGCGTGGCGGCCGACTACGTGGCGCATGGCATCCGCTGCAATGCGATCTGCCCGGGCACGGTCGACACGCCTTCGCTGGCGGACCGCATCAACGCCAATGCGGACCCCGTCGCCGCGCGCCAGGCCTTCGTCGCGCGCCAGCCGATGGGGCGGCTCGCGCGGGCCGAGGAGATCGCGCCGCTGGTGGTGTTCCTCGCCAGCGACGAATCGGTGTTCGTCACCGGCCAGGCCTACGCCGCCGACGGCGGCATCACGATATGA
- a CDS encoding TetR/AcrR family transcriptional regulator: MSVTELALKPARARPGKALQKGQQTKAAIVDAALGLATQIGLEGLSIGALAEVTQMSKSGVFAHFGSREELQISVIREYHNRFEQEVFYPAMQAERGLPRLRSMFAQWMKRTSVEIDSGCIYISGAVEFDDRPGPVRDALASSVQTWHSAMTRAITQAKEAGHLDADVDEEQMLFEIHGLILALHYEARFLKTPGSIARANAGFEHILQRNGAAPALASRPRSTRSARKE; the protein is encoded by the coding sequence ATGTCCGTCACCGAACTCGCGCTGAAGCCGGCCCGTGCGCGCCCGGGCAAGGCCTTGCAGAAAGGCCAGCAGACCAAGGCCGCGATCGTCGACGCGGCCCTCGGCCTGGCCACCCAGATCGGCCTGGAAGGGCTGTCCATCGGCGCGCTGGCCGAAGTGACGCAAATGAGCAAGTCGGGCGTGTTCGCCCATTTCGGCTCGCGCGAGGAACTGCAGATCTCGGTGATCCGCGAGTACCACAACCGCTTCGAGCAGGAAGTGTTCTACCCCGCGATGCAGGCCGAACGCGGCCTGCCGCGCCTGCGCTCCATGTTCGCCCAGTGGATGAAGCGCACCTCGGTGGAAATCGACTCCGGCTGCATCTACATCAGCGGCGCCGTCGAATTCGACGACCGCCCCGGCCCCGTGCGCGACGCACTGGCTTCGTCGGTGCAGACCTGGCACTCGGCGATGACGCGCGCCATCACCCAGGCCAAGGAAGCCGGCCACCTGGACGCCGATGTCGATGAAGAACAGATGCTGTTCGAGATCCACGGCCTGATCCTCGCGCTGCACTACGAAGCCCGCTTCCTCAAGACTCCCGGTTCCATCGCCCGCGCCAACGCGGGCTTCGAGCACATCCTCCAACGCAACGGCGCCGCGCCCGCCCTTGCTTCCCGCCCCCGATCCACCCGTTCCGCCCGCAAGGAGTAA